The DNA window CAGCACCACAGAAATTTCTTGGTAAATCACTTTCGGCAACTCCTCTGGTGATAGACCAATATCCCATCCCAAATGCTCTTCGTCAATTTCTGGAATTAGTAATGCCCTAAAACCAATCAACTCATTCTCGACAAATGCCCCTATCAGCAAACCTTTCTGATTGAGGATAAACAAGAACTCTTCGGTAGTTAAAGCTTGTAGCGTAGCCTTTTCGGAAAGCGATTCCATTACTTTTGCTTGAACCTGTTCGATCACAGGTAAATCTTCCAAGTATAGGCGCTTCATTGAAAAAGGAAGTTTTTTATGAAGCACTTGGTTTGTTATTGTGCCTTCATGCAGCAACTTCATTAGCCATTCCCCTCCATCTATTTAGATAGCTTTAGAATACCACTTCCACCTGTTAACGTCTGCACATTTTCTTATTAACCCATTGAGCAGAAAATTTTTCTAGAAATCTGAAATAGACGTTGTGGCTTTCTCTTTTAAAAATTCGTCAATATCTTGTTGATTGCGCAAAAAAAAGACGCTGTTCTGAGGACTTTCTTCTATAAACTGTGCTAGCCGTTTTCTCATTTTTACTTTTCTCGCACGATACGTAGAAATAATAAACGTAAAAAATCCTCTATCTAGTTTTTCTGGACAGCCACTTGCCATATCCGGGCGATTTTTTCCGTGGTACATGATTCTTCGCTTAACTACACGATACAGACAAACAGCAAGAGGACGCTCCAAATAGATGATTGTATCTGCTCGTTTCCGACGAATGTCATAGGTGGTCGAGTAGTTGCCTTCAATAATCCAGCATTGCTGGTCAACTAAGTTCTTTTGATTTTCACTAAATTCTTCATGACTGCTTTCCACCCACCCCGGCTTCCAAAAATACGTATCTAAGTGATAGACGGGTATTGCTAATTGTTCAGCCAACCTTCTTGCAAAGCTTGATTTGCCAACACCAGATGAAACACCGAGCACTATAATTCTCTCCATACTGCACCCTCCTCACTACTTTTTTCTTTGGCTT is part of the Planococcus kocurii genome and encodes:
- a CDS encoding topology modulation protein codes for the protein MERIIVLGVSSGVGKSSFARRLAEQLAIPVYHLDTYFWKPGWVESSHEEFSENQKNLVDQQCWIIEGNYSTTYDIRRKRADTIIYLERPLAVCLYRVVKRRIMYHGKNRPDMASGCPEKLDRGFFTFIISTYRARKVKMRKRLAQFIEESPQNSVFFLRNQQDIDEFLKEKATTSISDF